TTCTTGGATGGAAATTTAAAATAACATCTCTCAGTTCCTCAGTTTTCAGATGTGTATAAACTTGCGTTGTGGTAATACTGCTGTGCCCCAACATCTCCTGAATAAACCTCAAATCAGCTCCATTTTGTAACAAATGCGTTGCAAAAGAATGTCTGAAAGTGTGTGGGGAAATACTCTTGTTGATTCCCGCTTTCTGCGTTAATTCTTTGATGATGATGAAAACAATCACTCTGGACATATTAGTTCCTCTTGTATTCAGGAAAACAATATCCTCGTGTTTTTTGTTGACCTTGATTTTCTTTCTAACGTTTTGGATGTAATCGTGAAGATACTCTGCAGTAGAACTTGCAAGAGGAACCAATCTGGTTTTCTCACCTTTACCTTCTACAATAATGAATCCTTCTTTGAAATTGATATTGGAAATTTTCAAATCTACCAATTCCGAAACGCGAAGACCGCAACCGTACAATACTTCCAGAATGCATTGGTTTCTTTGTCCAATGTCTGTTTTTTTATCAATACTGTTGATGATTTTGTCAATGTCATCCATACTCAAAGTATCAGGAAGATAAAGACCCAACTTCGGACCTTCTAAAAGTGAAGAAGGATTGTCTTCTCTGTATTCTTCTTCCAAAAGAAATTTGAAAAAAGCCTTGATAGAAGAAATTCCTCTAGCCTGGGAACGTTCACTGATTTTCTTTTTAGAAAGTTGATAGATGAATTCTTGTAGATTTTCGTAAGAAATGTCGTGTGGAGAAACCTCTTGTAATTCTGTAGTTGCAAAGCTTTCCAGCTTTTTGATGTCTCTAACGTAAGCGTCTAGTGTGTTGTCAGAGAAGCTTTTTTCAAATTTTAGAAAATTTGAAAAATCTGTAATTTTTTCGGACCAATTCATATTTGTGTTTTTTAATTGTTTTATAAAATATAATATTTATCTCATACGATATATAATTCTTGTTCTGTAATGTTTAAAATCTCAATTCCTGCGTTTTTTAAAAATTCTAATCCACTGTCGTCAGAATAGCCGGTCATATAAACCACTTTTTCGATTCCAGATTGTAATATCAATTTACTGCACTCTTTGCACGGAGACATTGTTATATATAACGTTGCGCCTTTGCAAGATTGTGTGCTGCTAGCTATTTTCAATATAGCGTTGGCTTCTGCGTGAAGTACGAACCAATTGGTTTTTCCGTCTTCATCTTCACAATTATTCTCGAAGCCAGAAGGTGTTCCATTGTAGCCGTCAGAAATTATCATTCTGTCTTTTACGATAAGCGCACCAACTTTTTTTCTCTTACAGTAAGATAGATTTGCCCATTCAGACGCCATCTTAAGATAAGCAATATCGAATTTGTTATAATTCATTCTACTAATTTAGTTGAAGGCAGGCTTTCTTTTTTCCAGAAAAGCCGAAACTCCTTCTTTAAAATCCTCACCTGAAAATAATTCTCCAAAAGAATCAATCTCAGTTTCCATCCCATTTTCTTTGTCACTTGCATTCACCGCTTTTATCGCTTTTGCAATACCGAGTGGCGAATTTTTCACAATTTGCTCAGCTAATTCCTGAGTTTTTGAAAACAATTCTTCCAAAGAAAAAACTTCATTCACCAAACCAATGGATTTGGCTTTTTCAGCAGTAATCATTTTTGCTGAGAAAATCATTTCATTAGCCAAACCTTTCCCTACCAATTTTGGCAATCTCTGGGTTCCACCATAACCAGGAATCAATCCTAAAGTTACTTCCGGTAAACCTAATTTTGCATTTTCCGAAGCGTATCTGATGTGGCAAGATAATGCCAATTCCAATCCTCCACCAAGAGCAAAACCATTGATTGCTGCAATCACAGGTTTGTTCAAATCTTCTATTTTTTGAAAAACAGAATGTCCTCTTTTTGATAGTTCTTTCGCTTTTTCTGAGCTGTAAGCAGAAAATTCTTTGATATCTGCACCAGCAACGAAAGATTTTTCTCCACTTCCAGTAACAATCACACAGTTTACATTTTTATCAGAAGCCAAATTATCAAACACATTTTCCAAATCATTAAAAACCTGAGCGTTCAAAGCATTTAAGCTTTCTGGTCTGTTGATTGTTACAACTGCAATTTTTCTTTCTATCGTTAATTTTATACTTTCGTAACTCATTTCAAAAAGAAGATTTTGATTAATTCTAAAATGATTTAGGAATCTAATTTAGAAATTCCTGCAATATAAACAAAATATTAATGAATAATTAACATTTATATTGTTTATTTATTAATCTTTGTAAATTATAATAATGAAAACTTTTTACAGAATATCCCAATATGTCTTTAAAACATACATTTTGCTACTCACTATATTTGTAATTTCTTGTGGAAGTCGTAACTCAAGTTCCAGTTACAAATCCACATCTGTATCCTATTATGCTAATAAATTTGATGGAAAAAAGACAGCAAGTGGCGAAACTTATAGACATTCTAAAATGACGGGTGCTCACAAGTCACTTTCATTCGGCACACGAGTAGAAATCGTGAATGTTGAGAATGATAAATCTGTCATCATTACTGTAAATGACAGAGGCCCATTGAAATATTCGAGAGAATTTGATTTGAGTCAAGGTGCTTTCAAAAAAATTTCAAATCTGAATGCCGGAATCGTGAAAGTAAAATATAGAATCCTTAAATAATACTGCATTTTATTATATGTGATAAATGTTAAGAAATGATTCATCACATAATATTTTAAAAATGTTTAAATTTGCATAGCTTTTTAAAAGCAAACAAAATAAAAATCTTAAAAAATAACATCAAGACAATGAGTTACATTTCATTTATCGAAGCAAGACAAATTTTAGATTCCAGAGGGAATCCTACAATAGAAGTAGATGTTTTCACAGAAAGTGGAGCAATGGGACGTGCGGCTGTACCTTCTGGTGCATCTACAGGTGAGCACGAAGCGGTAGAATTGAGAGACGGGGCACCGGAATTCTTAGGAAAAGGTGTTTTGAAGGCGGTAGAGAATGTGAAAGAAGTTATCGCTCCGGAATTAATTGGTCTTTCAGTTTTCGAACAAAATTTGATTGATGCTGTGATGATTGACCTTGATGGAACTTCTAACAAAGGAAAATTAGGTGCAAACGCAATCCTAGGTGTTTCTTTGGCTGCTGCAAAAGCTGCTGCTGCTGAATTGAGAATGCCTCTTTATAAATATGTTGGTGGTGTAAACGCAAACACACTTCCTGTTCCAATGATGAATGTGATCAATGGTGGTTCTCACTCCGACGCGCCCATCGCTTTCCAGGAATTTATGGTAATGCCTGTAAAAGCAGATTCTTTCTCTCACGCTTTGAGAAAAGGAACTGAGATTTTCCACAGCTTAAAATCTATTCTTCACGGTAGAGGTTTGTCTACTGCAGTAGGTGACGAAGGTGGATTTGCTCCAACTTTCACAGGAACAGAAGATGCTTTGGATACTTTATTACAAGCTATCGAGAAGGCAGGTTATAAGCCAGGTGATGATGTAATGATTGCTTTGGATTGTGCAGCTTCAGAATTCTATAAAGATGGCGTTTACGATTATAGAAAATTCCAAACTCCGGATGCGCCAGTATTCTCTAGTAGTGAACAAGTTTCCTATCTTGCTGAATTAGCAAACAAATATCCAATTATCTCTATCGAAGATGGTATGCAGGAAAATGACTGGGCAGGTTGGAAAGAATTGACAGACAAAATTGGGGACAGAGTTCAATTGGTTGGAGACGATTTATTCGTAACTAATGTTGAGAGATTGTCTAGAGGTATCAAAGAAAATACAGCGAACTCCATTCTTGTAAAAGTTAACCAAATCGGTTCTCTTTCTGAAACAATGGCGGCTGTACAAATGGCTCAGCAAAACAGATATACAACAGTAATGTCTCACAGATCTGGTGAAACAGAAGATGCTACAATTGCTGATTTGGCAGTGGCGCAAAACTGTGGACAAATCAAGACTGGTTCTGCTTCCAGATCTGATAGAATGGCCAAGTACAACCAATTATTGAGAATTGAAGAAGCTCTTGGAGAAACTGCAATTTTCCCTGGTTTGGAGGCATTCAAAATCAAAAGATAAGATTTAACAAAAATTTATAATTTAAAGCATTTGGAATTTTCCAGATGCTTTTTGTTTTTATTTATTTGAAAATCAATTTGTTAATTATTTGATTTTTTCATAAACAATTATTTTTTTTATTCAATTATTGATATTAATAGAATCGATTGTGAGATATGACTTTTGTCAGTTGAGCATTAAGACTGAAAGTGTTATATTTAGCAAATAAATTTTTTTAAAATGTCAGATAATAAAGTTATATTAAATTACGACGGGAAAAGCTTTGAATATCCAATCGTAGATAGTACTATCGGAGACAGAGGAATTGATATTTCCAAATTGAGAGACCAGACAGGTTTAATTACTATGGATCTTGGTTATAAAAACACAGGTGCTACAATCAGTGAAATTACATACTTAGATGGTGATCAGGGAGAATTGTTCTACAGAGGTTATCCGATAGAGCAGATTGCCGAAAAATCTAATTTTACGGAAGTAATGTATCTTTTACTTCATGGAGAATTACCTACTACTGAGCAGTTTAATACCTTCAACGGTAACATCAAAAAATATAACTTCGTAGCAGAGGAGATGAAGAAAATCATCGATGCTTTCCCTCGTTCTGCACACCCAATGGGCGTTTTGTCTACGCTTACTTCTGCATTGACAGCATTTAATCCTAAAGCGGTTAATGTTCAGTCAAAAGAAGAGATGGATCTTGCTGCTGAATTGTTGATTGCAAAATTTGCTCACCTAGCTGCTTGGACGTACAGAAAAACACTTGGTTTACCATTAAATCACGGAGATAATAACTTAAGCTATGTAGAAAATTTCTACAAAATGGCATTCAGATTACCAAATGAAGATTTCGAAATCAATCCTGTGGTAACGGCTGCCTTGGACAAATTACTAATCCTTCACGCTGACCACGAGCAAAACTGTTCTACATCTACAGTAAGAATGGTAGGTTCTGCTCACACAGGTCTTTTTGCATCAGTTTCTGCAGGTATTTCTGCACTTTGGGGTCCACTTCACGGTGGAGCAAACCAAGCGGTTATCGAGATGCTTGAATTGATTGAAAAAGATGGTGGCGATGTTTCTAAATATGTTGCTAAGGCTAAAGATAAAAACGATAGTTTCCGTTTGATGGGCTTCGGGCACAGAGTTTACAAAAACTTCGACCCAAGAGCAAAAATCATTAAGAAGGCGGCTGACGATCTATTAGAAGCATTAGGAATTCAGGATAAGGCTCTGGATATTGCAATGCAGTTGGAAAAAGTAGCTTTGGAAGACGACTACTTCATCGAAAGAAAATTATATCCAAATGTAGATTTCTATTCAGGTATCATCTACAGAGCATTGGGAATCCCAACAGAAATGTTCACCGTAATGTTTGCATTAGGAAGATTACCGGGATGGATTGCTCAATGGAAAGAAATGAGACTGAAAGGTGACCCGATCGGAAGACCAAGACAGGTTTATCAAGGTGCTCAAAAAAGAGATTACGTAGATATCAACAACAGATAAGATATTTAATGAAAATTAATAATCCCCGGAATGTAAGTTTTGGGGATTATTTTTTTGTAACAATCAGAATTGGAACATCAAAAGTTGAGGCATTAATTATATCAACAGATATTATTCCTAATTTATCCTTTATTGCCAAGCTTTATTTATATTTGCTCAATTCTCAGAATTTATGAATCTTAATATCAAAAACGAAACTGGAAGACTGAAATCTGTAGTTTTAGGACAACCAAAATCTAATGGATCAGTTCCTACACTTGCAGAAAGTTATGATGCAAAATCGTACAACACAATCGAGAATGGTATCTACCCGAAAGAAGAAGATATTGTTTTCGAAATGACAGAGTTCGAAAAAGTGTTGAAGAAATATGATGTTGAGGTTTTTCGTCCAAAAATTATCAAAGACTACAATCAGGTTTTTGCCCGCGATGTAGCTTTTGTGATTGAGGATAAAATGATAATTTCTAATATCATCCCCGACAGAGCAGACGAGCAAGAAGCTTATCGACATATCATTGACAAAGTTTCTTGGAGAAATGTGATTAATCTTCCGGAAAAAGCGCATATCGAAGGGGGCGACGTAATTGTTTGGGACGAATTTCTTTTCGTAGGAACAAGCTACAGCCCAGATTACCGAAATCTAAAAACCGCCAGAACCAACGAATACGCTATCGAAATCCTGAAAGAATATTTCCCAAAAAAGAGAATCATCGACTTGGATTTGAAGAAAAATGATACTAAACCTTACGAAGGAATTTTACATTTGGATTGTACATTCAACCCGATTGGAGAAGACAAATGTGTGATTTACAAAAATGGATTTGTGGATGAGGATGATTATCAATTAGTGATAGATATTTTTGGCGAAGAAAATTGTTTCAATATCAATGATGAAGAGATGTTCCAGATGTTCCCGAATGTTTTCTCAATTGCTCCAGATGTTGTCGTTTCTGACAAAGCTTTCACGAGAATGAACGACCATTTCCGCAACGAATGGGGAATTACTGTAGAAGAAATTCCTTACCGCGAAATTTCTAAAATGGGTGGATTGTTGAGATGTTCGACTTTGCCTTTAGTAAGAGAATAATTTGTATGGTGAGTACAAAAATTTTATTCAATAACAAATGGATTGCTTTTTTGTTTTTAGCAATTTCATTTTCTTTAATTTACAATCCATTTACAAAGTTTCCATATACTTTTTGTGTAATTATTTTGGCTATCCTTTTATTCACATTTCTACAAGACGGGAATTTTAAAGGTCTAAAATTCAATAAAATAAAATTTTCTGACATTAAAGTAATATTAGTTTGCTATCTAATCTTAGAGCTTTCTATGGATTTTATTTTTCAGCCTTTGGTCAGTAAAATTTTTAATGAGCCGGCGGATTATTCTTCATTTAAAATGATAGAAGGAAACTCTGCCAAATATTTTAAATGGCTCTTCAATATGTGGATAAGTGCGGCTATTGGGGAAGAACTCCTGTTTCGTAGTTTTGCCTTTTTACAGTTTAGAAAGATATTTGGTGAGAAGAAAATATGGCTTGTTTTATTAAGTGCAGTAATGTTTTCTTTACCACACTTATATCAAGGAATCTCAGGATTGGTAATGACTTTTTTATTTGGATTGGCGTTCGGCTTTATCTATTTAAAATTTAATAATATTTGGATTAATGTTATTATACACGGTCTCGTAGATACTGTTTTTCTCACTTTGAGTTATTATGGAATGACCGACTTTTATTCAGGATTTTAATCATATTAGTTAAAAATGCAAACAACAGATACAGTTTTGATGATAGAACCAGTCGCTTTTGGATTCAACGAGCAAACGGCGGTTAACAATTATTTTCAGGTTCAACAAGAAGGCAATGTTCAAGGTGAAGCTTTGAAAGAATTCAATTCTTTTGCCGAAAAATTGAGAGCAAAAGGCATCAATGTCATTACGATAAAAGATACGCTTGACCCAAAAACACCAGATTCAATTTTCCCGAATAACTGGGTGAGTTTTCACTCTGATGGAAAAGTGGTTCTGTATCCAATGTTTGCAGAAAACAGACGTTTGGAAAGACGTGAGGATATCATCAATCAAATTAAAGAACAATTTGAGATAAAAGAAATCATCGATTATTCTGACATCGAAAAAGACAACAAATTTCTGGAAGGAACGGGAAGTATGATTTTCGACCACGATAATAAGATTGCTTATGGTTCTGTCTCGTTGAGGTTGGATGAGGATTTGTTTAGAAAATTCTGTAGCGAGTTTGGATTCAAACCTGTCGTTTTCCATTCTTATCAGACAGCTGGCGAAGAAAGATTGCCAATTTATCACACCAATGTAATGATGTGTGTTGCTGACCAATTCGTTGTGATTTGTCTGGATTGTATCGACGACGATTTGGAAAGAGAAAAAGTCATTGAAACGATTAAAAATTCAGGAAAAGAATTAATAGAAATCTCTGAAGACCAAATGCAGAATTTCGCAGGAAATATGCTTCAGGTTCAGAATAATTCAGGAGAAAAATTTTTAGTAATGAGCCAAAGCGCTTACCAATCTTTGAACCCAGAACAAGTTTCTGCCATCGAAAAATATTGTGAAATTATTTACTCCGATTTGGAAGTTATTGAAACCAATGGTGGCGGAAGTGCAAGGTGTATGTTGGCTGAGGTTTTCTTGCCGAAGAAATAAATTCATTTAAATAAAAATCAAAAATCCCGTCTTGTAATAAAACTCGACGGGATTTTCTTTTTGAAAAATTTAACTTGATATATAATGTAGTTATCTGGTGCGGTTTTTAATGTCTTTGTCTGCGCTGCTGATATCTCTTATTTTCTGAACTTTTTTGTTCCCGAAATTATAAGTGATGCTGAAGTTCACGCTTTGATTATATTGATTTTGATTGATGTAATTGAAGTTTCCGTTATCTTGTTGGTCGGTAATTACAACTTTATTTGTTTTCAGAATATCATAGATTTCCAGAGCAAATGTCCAGTCGTTCCATACTTTTTTAACATTGAAATCAAGGCTCATTAATGATTTCAGGTAACCAATTTCAATTTGTTGATTGTCAACATACCAATAGTTGACGCCAAGAAACCAAGTTTTATTTTTATCTAGTCTTACGGTGTTATTCGTTTGGATTAGTAAACTGTTAGATTTGATTTTGTTAACGTAATCTGGAAAAACATCACCTGTTAATGGGTCTGTGTTTAGGAATCCATTATTCACATTTCTTTGTACACCAATGTTGAAATTACTTGTCAGATATTGCTTGAAGAAAGATTTCTGCATTCCCAACATTGCGGACATCTCTTGTCTGTCTCCGAAATTGGTTCTGATATATCTTAATTCCTTGGTCGTAACACCATTTTTGACAACTTCTCTTTGGAGAGGAACTTGGGTAATAACATCTTTTGATAATGAATGATTCACGATGAAGAAGTATGAATTCTTGAACATATAAGTGAACTCATTCGTATAAACTGAAGATGCTTTTACAAAAGGGTTATTCTGAGTATAATTCACATCTGTCAGAATATTTTTCACAGGATTCAATTCCCAGAAACTCGGTCTTCTCATTCTGCTGGAGAAAGCGTAAGAAATATTATTTTTATCATTAATGGCATAGTTAAGACTTACATACGGAAGAAGATTATTGTAATTTCTTTCGATATTGCTGAAGTCTGCATTGTCTGATTTTCCTACACTATTCGTAATTTCATATCTCGAACCTATTTTTCCTGAGAATTTTTCCGAGAATTTCTTTTCCATTGTCAAATAGAAACCGTAGATGTTTTCGTCATAAATGAAATGGTTTGGATTATTTTTCGGATTATCTATACGATTTCCATCATTATCAAATAATTCTGCCAGGTTTTCATTTTTGTCAAAAATAGAAGTTGTACTTTTTGTATCGTTATCAGTTTTTGTTTTATTATAATTTCCACCAACAGAAACTGTGAAATCATTTTTGAATTTCTTGATATAATCGCCTAAGAAAGAAAAATTGTTGATGACTTGTGGTGTACTTTGTGTGATTTGTACCATCTTGTATCCTAGGTTCTGATTCAAGCTTGAATTATAAGTGATGTTGTCTGCATTCTGAAATCTTTTATAATTCAGATATGCGGCGTTCAAATTTAACTTACTTCCAAGCGTATCTGTTTTCCATTCATAATTCAAGTTCAAAGAATTGTTGTATGAACGTGAGTTTTCTACATTCTTAGTGTAATTGTAACTGGTTGCCTGTTCTCCTTTATCATTAATACTTTTAACGGTATTGAAAAGATTGGACGTGGAACCATAACTTCTATTTGCCCAAGAATTGTAAGTCAAAGCCAAATTACTGTTGTCATTCAATTGATAATCAATGTTTAAATAGCCACCCAGGTTTTTGTTTGGGTCACTCACTCTACCTTCGGATTGATTGCTGGATTTATCATTTCCGTTTCTCAAAATATAATATTGCTCCTGAATATTCTGGCTTGTATTGATGTTAGAGCTAATTCCCAGTTTATCCTTTCTGTAATTCAGCGAAACACCCGCATAAGAAGAGTTATAATAACTTTGGGAATTTCCCATTCTCATATTCCCGTTCAGTCCGTCGGTCATTTTTTTCTTTAGAACGATATTAATGATTCCGTCAGAAGATTCAACCTGATATTCACTTCCGGGAAGCGTAATCACTTCGATTTTCTGGATGTTTTCTGCCGGAGTATTTTTCAGGAATTGAGTTAATGACTCAGCATCCATATTGGTTTTTCTTCCATTGATGAAAATCACAGCATTATTTTTTCCAATGATTTTCAAAGTTTTATCATCCGTTGAAGAAACCAAAGGTGTTTGTTTCAAAAGATTAAAAGCAGTATTTCCTTTTGCAACCGGCGATGCGGCAACATCATATACAAAACGATCACTTTGTTTTTTGAAGACTTGTTTTGTCAGCGTTACAGCTTCTATGTTTTTTGTGGTCGCAGTATCTTTTTTAGGTGTTTCTTGTGCATAAATCAATCCGGAGAAAAATATGGCAGCGATGAGAGTTTTCGTTTTCATAATTTATTTTTTGAGAGTAATAGTTTATTTTTTCTTGATTAAGTTCTTGAGCGGATGGCATCGTTAGCCGATTTCACTTCTCTTGCTTTTTTCAATTTTTGGTTTCCGAAGTTGTAAGTCACATTGATGTTCAACTCTCTTCCGTATTTGAAACTTCTGACCGTGTTGTAGCTTCCGTTGGCCTGTTTTGTTCTGATGTCATCAATATTGGAGTTGAAAATGTCGTTCACTTCTACTAGGAATGTGAAATTTCCCATTATTTTTTTGACACTCAAATCCAGACTTTGTTGTGAGTAAAATGTCCCCATTTCCACTTCTCTTGTTGGCATCAACCAGTAATTTACACCTAAGAACCAATCTTTTTTCGCAGATAATCTTACCATATTGTTAGCCTGGAAAAAAGTATTCAGCGTTTTCACATCGATAACAAAAGGTTCCAAAGTTTCTGTAATTCCTTCTATTGGTTGAGAAGTTGGGTCTTTCGTTACACCACCTTTGAAAGTAGCATACTCGAAGTTGGCAGAATAATTGGTTGTCCAGATATCACCAAACCAAGATTTGTTCATTCCTAAAGTCAATCCGATCTGCTTGTTGTTACCATAATTCGTTCTGATGTATCTTAGGAAATCAATTTTTTCGCCTGTAAGATTATTGATAGTTTGTCCTTGTAACGGAAGCTGTCCATAAGCATTATCAGCATAATTGAAACTCACATTAGCATAGAAAGCATTCTTGTACATATAATTGATTTCCTGATTATAATTTTTGGAAGCCTGCATAAAAGGATTATTCTGAATATAGTTGGTCGGTGTAAAGTACGTTCTGGAAGGATTCAGTTGTCCGAATCCAGGTCTTCTCACGCGGCTGGAAAAACTATAAGTAATGTTGTTGTTTTCATTGATGGCATAATTCAAAGTAGCATACGGCAAAAGATTGTTATAATTTCTTTCAAAACCGATGTCAGATTTTCCAACAACATCGCCCGTACTCAATGTAGCTTCGAATCGTGTTCCGATTTTTCCTGAGAATTTGTCAGAGAATTTTCTTTCAAAAGTGGCATAAGCACCGATGATATTTTCTTTATAAATGAAATGATTGGAAAGCGTATTATTGGTTACAAATTGAGTTCCGTCAAAGTCATTTTGTCTCGTATCGCTGTCTGTATTGGTGTAGTTGTAGCTGCTTCCGATAGCAAATGTACTTTCATTTCTGAATTTCTTGATGTAATCAATATTCGCAGCGTAATTATTAATAATCTGAGGAACAGCTTGCTGGAAAGCGCTATATGAGCCGTCAGCTTTTAGCGGGAAAGATTCTCCCAGACTCACCTTGTCTCTGTTGAACCACAAGTAGGAAACGTTTGAACTCAATTTACTTCCAAGCGTATCGGTTTTAACTTCATAATTCAGGTTGAAGTTATGATTTCTGGTTTGCGCATCTTCCTGATTGATAGTTCTGTTGGAAAGGATTCCGTTTTCGTAGTTCGTCATATCCAATACAGAACCGAAACTCTTATTGTATCGCATATTATAGCTGAAACCAAGATTTTGTTTTTTGTTGATTTCGTAATCGATGTTGATACTTCCGCCATAGTTTTTATTCGGGTCATCCATTGTTCCGACAGAATTATTCTGGAAGGTAGAGTTACCATTTGTCAACGTATAATTCTCTCTTTCTCTGTAGCTTCCCATATTGAAGTTGGAATTGAAAGACCATTTATTCTGTCTAAGGTTAAAAGCCACACCAGACGAAGGGTTGTTGTAAAAACTCTGGCTGTTATTCATTTTCAAAGTTCCGTTGTAGCCATTTGTTTTTGATTTTTTCATCACGATGTTGATGACACCTTCATTGGCTTCTACCTGAAACTCACTTCCAGGAACGGTTACGACTTCTATTCTTTGGATATTTTCTGATGGCGTATTTTTCAGCATTTCTGTAATCGCTTCGGCATCCATCAACGTTTTTTTTCCATTGATGTAGAAAACCACGTTGGATTTTCCCATTATTTTGAAAGTCTTTCCGTCTGTGCTGGACAACATTGGCGTCTGCTGAAGAAGATTGAAAGAATTGGTTCCCTTTGCAATAGGAGAAGAAGCCACATCGTAAACAAATCGGTCAGACTTTTTCACGAAAACTTTTTTGTTAAGTTTTACTTCTTCTATCGTTTTTATCTCCTCTGTTTTTTTC
The genomic region above belongs to Epilithonimonas zeae and contains:
- the xerD gene encoding site-specific tyrosine recombinase XerD → MNWSEKITDFSNFLKFEKSFSDNTLDAYVRDIKKLESFATTELQEVSPHDISYENLQEFIYQLSKKKISERSQARGISSIKAFFKFLLEEEYREDNPSSLLEGPKLGLYLPDTLSMDDIDKIINSIDKKTDIGQRNQCILEVLYGCGLRVSELVDLKISNINFKEGFIIVEGKGEKTRLVPLASSTAEYLHDYIQNVRKKIKVNKKHEDIVFLNTRGTNMSRVIVFIIIKELTQKAGINKSISPHTFRHSFATHLLQNGADLRFIQEMLGHSSITTTQVYTHLKTEELRDVILNFHPRNRNIA
- a CDS encoding deoxycytidylate deaminase; amino-acid sequence: MNYNKFDIAYLKMASEWANLSYCKRKKVGALIVKDRMIISDGYNGTPSGFENNCEDEDGKTNWFVLHAEANAILKIASSTQSCKGATLYITMSPCKECSKLILQSGIEKVVYMTGYSDDSGLEFLKNAGIEILNITEQELYIV
- a CDS encoding enoyl-CoA hydratase/isomerase family protein — encoded protein: MSYESIKLTIERKIAVVTINRPESLNALNAQVFNDLENVFDNLASDKNVNCVIVTGSGEKSFVAGADIKEFSAYSSEKAKELSKRGHSVFQKIEDLNKPVIAAINGFALGGGLELALSCHIRYASENAKLGLPEVTLGLIPGYGGTQRLPKLVGKGLANEMIFSAKMITAEKAKSIGLVNEVFSLEELFSKTQELAEQIVKNSPLGIAKAIKAVNASDKENGMETEIDSFGELFSGEDFKEGVSAFLEKRKPAFN
- a CDS encoding septal ring lytic transglycosylase RlpA family protein — its product is MLLTIFVISCGSRNSSSSYKSTSVSYYANKFDGKKTASGETYRHSKMTGAHKSLSFGTRVEIVNVENDKSVIITVNDRGPLKYSREFDLSQGAFKKISNLNAGIVKVKYRILK
- the eno gene encoding phosphopyruvate hydratase → MSYISFIEARQILDSRGNPTIEVDVFTESGAMGRAAVPSGASTGEHEAVELRDGAPEFLGKGVLKAVENVKEVIAPELIGLSVFEQNLIDAVMIDLDGTSNKGKLGANAILGVSLAAAKAAAAELRMPLYKYVGGVNANTLPVPMMNVINGGSHSDAPIAFQEFMVMPVKADSFSHALRKGTEIFHSLKSILHGRGLSTAVGDEGGFAPTFTGTEDALDTLLQAIEKAGYKPGDDVMIALDCAASEFYKDGVYDYRKFQTPDAPVFSSSEQVSYLAELANKYPIISIEDGMQENDWAGWKELTDKIGDRVQLVGDDLFVTNVERLSRGIKENTANSILVKVNQIGSLSETMAAVQMAQQNRYTTVMSHRSGETEDATIADLAVAQNCGQIKTGSASRSDRMAKYNQLLRIEEALGETAIFPGLEAFKIKR
- a CDS encoding citrate synthase; this encodes MSDNKVILNYDGKSFEYPIVDSTIGDRGIDISKLRDQTGLITMDLGYKNTGATISEITYLDGDQGELFYRGYPIEQIAEKSNFTEVMYLLLHGELPTTEQFNTFNGNIKKYNFVAEEMKKIIDAFPRSAHPMGVLSTLTSALTAFNPKAVNVQSKEEMDLAAELLIAKFAHLAAWTYRKTLGLPLNHGDNNLSYVENFYKMAFRLPNEDFEINPVVTAALDKLLILHADHEQNCSTSTVRMVGSAHTGLFASVSAGISALWGPLHGGANQAVIEMLELIEKDGGDVSKYVAKAKDKNDSFRLMGFGHRVYKNFDPRAKIIKKAADDLLEALGIQDKALDIAMQLEKVALEDDYFIERKLYPNVDFYSGIIYRALGIPTEMFTVMFALGRLPGWIAQWKEMRLKGDPIGRPRQVYQGAQKRDYVDINNR
- a CDS encoding dimethylarginine dimethylaminohydrolase family protein: MNLNIKNETGRLKSVVLGQPKSNGSVPTLAESYDAKSYNTIENGIYPKEEDIVFEMTEFEKVLKKYDVEVFRPKIIKDYNQVFARDVAFVIEDKMIISNIIPDRADEQEAYRHIIDKVSWRNVINLPEKAHIEGGDVIVWDEFLFVGTSYSPDYRNLKTARTNEYAIEILKEYFPKKRIIDLDLKKNDTKPYEGILHLDCTFNPIGEDKCVIYKNGFVDEDDYQLVIDIFGEENCFNINDEEMFQMFPNVFSIAPDVVVSDKAFTRMNDHFRNEWGITVEEIPYREISKMGGLLRCSTLPLVRE
- a CDS encoding CPBP family intramembrane glutamic endopeptidase; this encodes MIEGNSAKYFKWLFNMWISAAIGEELLFRSFAFLQFRKIFGEKKIWLVLLSAVMFSLPHLYQGISGLVMTFLFGLAFGFIYLKFNNIWINVIIHGLVDTVFLTLSYYGMTDFYSGF
- the ctlX gene encoding citrulline utilization hydrolase CtlX, translated to MQTTDTVLMIEPVAFGFNEQTAVNNYFQVQQEGNVQGEALKEFNSFAEKLRAKGINVITIKDTLDPKTPDSIFPNNWVSFHSDGKVVLYPMFAENRRLERREDIINQIKEQFEIKEIIDYSDIEKDNKFLEGTGSMIFDHDNKIAYGSVSLRLDEDLFRKFCSEFGFKPVVFHSYQTAGEERLPIYHTNVMMCVADQFVVICLDCIDDDLEREKVIETIKNSGKELIEISEDQMQNFAGNMLQVQNNSGEKFLVMSQSAYQSLNPEQVSAIEKYCEIIYSDLEVIETNGGGSARCMLAEVFLPKK